In Clostridium swellfunianum, a genomic segment contains:
- a CDS encoding spore germination protein produces the protein MKEIIRDLITPKVDENISYLKELFKDTSDIVYRQFNIANWNAAVIYIDGMADKILINNYVLESLMLENQQVDNVMQIKDKILTVSDMREVLKLSEAVNAMLSGDTMLLIEGIPAVFVVATRFWPARGVAEPSGETVIRGGRDGFTETIRFNTALIRRRIRDTRLKIEPKSLGVRSKTDCAIMYIDDIVNKDVLDNLKSRIENINIDAVLDSGYVEQLIEDDSWSPFPQMQSTERPDVVSAALYEGRVAVLVDNSPFAIIVPATFPALFQTPDDYYQRWINASMLRLIRFVGIFIGLIMPAVYVAVTSFHTSIIPTKLAYSIAASREGVPFPAFVETFIMEVALAFLIEAVVRLPKAVGSTIGIVGGLIIGQAAVSAGIVSPIMIIIVSITAIASFITPNYEVSSALRISRFFLIIAASIIGLYGIALGLIIILIHLVKLKSFGIPYLSPLVHPHKKDFKDMFVRMPLKHFKNRPEFMEPEDKIRQE, from the coding sequence TTGAAAGAAATAATAAGAGACTTAATAACTCCTAAGGTGGATGAAAATATTTCATATTTAAAGGAGCTATTTAAGGATACTTCAGATATTGTATACAGGCAATTTAATATTGCAAACTGGAATGCTGCAGTAATTTACATAGATGGTATGGCTGACAAGATATTGATAAATAATTATGTTTTGGAGTCTTTAATGCTTGAAAATCAGCAAGTAGATAATGTAATGCAGATCAAAGACAAGATACTAACTGTTTCTGATATGAGAGAAGTATTAAAGCTTAGTGAAGCTGTGAATGCTATGCTTTCAGGAGATACAATGCTCCTTATTGAAGGCATACCAGCAGTGTTTGTTGTTGCAACACGTTTTTGGCCTGCAAGAGGTGTAGCTGAGCCTTCAGGAGAAACTGTTATTAGAGGCGGAAGAGATGGGTTTACTGAAACAATACGATTTAATACTGCCTTGATAAGAAGAAGGATTCGAGATACAAGACTTAAGATTGAACCTAAATCGCTTGGAGTGAGATCTAAAACAGATTGTGCAATAATGTACATAGATGACATTGTAAATAAAGATGTGCTGGATAATTTAAAGAGCAGAATTGAAAATATAAATATTGATGCAGTATTAGACAGCGGATATGTAGAGCAGCTTATTGAAGACGACAGCTGGTCGCCATTTCCTCAGATGCAGAGCACAGAAAGGCCTGACGTGGTTTCTGCTGCATTATATGAAGGAAGAGTAGCTGTACTTGTTGATAATTCGCCTTTTGCAATAATAGTCCCTGCTACTTTTCCAGCTCTTTTTCAAACTCCTGACGACTATTATCAAAGATGGATTAATGCATCAATGCTTAGGCTAATCAGGTTTGTTGGTATATTTATAGGTCTTATTATGCCAGCAGTTTATGTGGCTGTAACTTCCTTTCATACATCCATAATACCAACAAAACTTGCGTATTCTATCGCAGCTTCAAGAGAGGGTGTGCCATTTCCTGCTTTTGTTGAAACCTTCATTATGGAGGTAGCCTTGGCATTTTTGATTGAGGCTGTTGTAAGATTGCCCAAAGCTGTTGGTTCCACTATTGGTATAGTAGGCGGTTTAATCATAGGCCAGGCAGCAGTTAGTGCAGGTATTGTCAGCCCAATTATGATTATAATAGTTTCAATTACAGCAATAGCAAGCTTTATAACACCAAATTATGAAGTAAGCTCAGCATTAAGAATTTCGAGATTTTTTCTGATAATCGCTGCTTCTATTATAGGACTTTATGGAATAGCTTTAGGGCTAATTATTATACTTATTCATCTCGTCAAGCTTAAAAGCTTTGGAATACCATATTTATCTCCATTAGTTCATCCGCATAAGAAGGATTTTAAAGATATGTTTGTAAGAATGCCTTTGAAGCACTTTAAGAATAGACCTGAGTTCATGGAACCAGAGGATAAGATAAGACAGGAATAG
- a CDS encoding GerAB/ArcD/ProY family transporter — MNNRGFVGKYGLFATIVVSVIGVGVFSYPSRMANEVGTDGWFVTILAGIICYFLLALIYRVVTKNNYSTFYVMLEDNLGKFIGKVFAFIISAYLIFSVASGMRVFAEVLKMYLLEQTPTEFILVVMIFTGLYLVRGEVSALVKFNEIAFFAMFIPMIFILIFATRGGTINNVLPLLQSSPKQYIKSLATATYAFGGFEIAYLVLPFMKEREGLKKTFSKSIIFITLFYAVVTILCLMFFGKDHTKELLWPTITLIRAIVIPGAFIERWEGLVMSLWVLFYFTTFVNMYYFSGDIVKEAFHLHDIKLSSLIMSPVIYIIAMYPQNIAEVYDASGKLIPILSIFSFFVLPLVLIFTNRYKGRGRKKNEA; from the coding sequence ATGAATAATAGAGGATTTGTAGGCAAGTATGGTTTGTTTGCCACCATAGTTGTTTCTGTTATTGGCGTGGGAGTTTTCTCCTACCCAAGCAGAATGGCTAATGAAGTTGGAACAGACGGCTGGTTTGTCACTATACTTGCAGGGATTATATGTTATTTTTTATTAGCTTTAATATATAGAGTTGTGACAAAAAATAATTATTCAACTTTTTATGTAATGCTTGAAGATAATCTGGGAAAGTTTATAGGAAAGGTATTTGCTTTTATAATTAGTGCATACTTAATTTTCTCAGTTGCCTCAGGCATGAGAGTTTTTGCTGAAGTTTTGAAAATGTATCTTTTAGAACAAACCCCAACAGAATTTATACTGGTAGTAATGATTTTTACAGGTTTATATCTAGTTAGAGGTGAAGTATCAGCTTTAGTGAAATTTAATGAAATCGCATTTTTTGCAATGTTTATACCAATGATTTTTATATTAATATTTGCAACAAGGGGAGGAACTATCAATAATGTACTTCCGCTTTTACAATCAAGTCCAAAACAGTACATAAAATCTCTTGCTACTGCTACCTATGCTTTTGGGGGATTCGAGATAGCATATTTAGTACTGCCATTTATGAAAGAAAGAGAAGGCTTAAAAAAAACATTTTCTAAAAGCATTATTTTTATAACCCTATTTTATGCAGTAGTAACTATTCTCTGCTTGATGTTTTTTGGTAAGGATCATACAAAGGAACTTTTGTGGCCAACAATAACACTTATTAGAGCTATAGTGATTCCAGGAGCTTTTATAGAACGATGGGAAGGTTTAGTTATGTCCCTTTGGGTGTTGTTCTATTTTACCACCTTCGTAAATATGTATTATTTTTCGGGAGATATAGTAAAAGAAGCTTTTCATCTACATGATATAAAGCTTTCCTCACTTATAATGTCACCTGTTATTTATATTATAGCGATGTATCCTCAAAATATTGCTGAAGTCTATGATGCATCAGGGAAGCTTATTCCTATTTTATCAATCTTCAGCTTTTTTGTACTCCCTTTGGTATTGATATTTACGAATCGTTATAAAGGAAGGGGGAGAAAGAAGAATGAGGCTTAA